In Candidatus Nomurabacteria bacterium, a genomic segment contains:
- the rpmE gene encoding 50S ribosomal protein L31: MKKSIHPNYTHESKVICACGNTFSTGSTQDEIRVEICSNCHPFYTGKQKLVDTARRIDRFNRLREKTETVSAARKTKQATKAKPAKKTDEKKSK; the protein is encoded by the coding sequence ATGAAAAAATCCATCCACCCAAACTATACACACGAAAGCAAGGTTATCTGTGCTTGCGGTAATACCTTTAGCACCGGCTCTACCCAGGATGAAATTCGTGTAGAAATTTGCTCAAATTGCCACCCTTTTTACACTGGTAAGCAAAAACTCGTTGATACGGCCCGCCGTATTGACCGCTTTAACCGTCTCCGGGAAAAAACCGAAACGGTCAGCGCTGCCCGCAAAACCAAGCAAGCTACAAAGGCAAAGCCAGCAAAGAAGACAGACGAAAAGAAGAGCAAATAG
- a CDS encoding ABC transporter ATP-binding protein, whose product MRQLATYLKPYWKKIILVLVLAMASTVFLIASPKILGRMTNQVVDDFVDVTVYKQLVAKLPAGTTFPEGTTGADVLAQLPPETIESMPDFAKSALEKLDLSQAPSFHYDILRNIALELMILYLLSALFSYIQGWIITDVSQKVTYQFRRDISTKIGRMPLRYFDKTTHGEVLSRVTNDVDTVSQTLNQSLAQIITAVTALIGILIMMFSISWEMTLVSLVTLPMSFGLLRVIVVRSQRFFKQQQDTLGHLNGHIEEMFSGHTVMKVFNGQKRSVAKFTKNNDELYGSAWKSQFLSGLLFPLTNFVGNLGYVGVTVVGGYLALHGRVNIGDIQAFIQYVNQFNQPIIQTANAANVLQSTAASAERVFEFLAEEEQSPEAHLEKKVSQVTGSVEFEDVVFGYTPGQTIIKNFTAHIKAGQRVAIVGPTGAGKTTIVNLLMRFYNVDSGTIKIDGIDTRTMSRAEVRELFGMVLQDTWLFHGTIRENLLYGKPQASEEELIEAAKAAHVDHFIHSLPHGYDMVLDEEANNISQGEKQLLTIARAMLIKSPMLILDEATSSVDTRTEILIQKAMDRLMHAKTSFIIAHRLSTIKNADLILVMRDGNIVEQGKHEELLKQQGFYASLYNSQFVAPLIEEAEPVTQKLHSVPA is encoded by the coding sequence ATGCGTCAACTCGCCACCTATCTTAAGCCGTATTGGAAAAAGATTATTCTGGTACTAGTCTTGGCCATGGCGAGCACGGTTTTCTTAATCGCTAGCCCAAAAATACTCGGGCGTATGACCAATCAAGTAGTGGATGATTTTGTAGATGTCACTGTATATAAGCAGCTGGTGGCAAAACTCCCGGCCGGTACTACTTTCCCAGAAGGTACTACCGGGGCTGATGTGCTCGCCCAACTCCCTCCCGAAACTATTGAAAGCATGCCTGATTTTGCGAAAAGCGCATTAGAAAAACTGGACTTATCACAGGCCCCAAGTTTTCACTATGACATACTGCGCAACATTGCGCTTGAACTCATGATCCTCTACCTCTTAAGCGCGCTTTTTAGCTACATACAAGGATGGATTATTACCGACGTATCGCAGAAAGTTACTTATCAGTTTCGTCGCGATATTTCCACAAAGATTGGCCGGATGCCTTTACGCTATTTTGATAAAACAACTCATGGTGAAGTACTTAGTCGAGTAACGAATGATGTCGATACCGTGAGTCAAACTCTCAATCAATCATTAGCGCAAATTATTACCGCCGTCACAGCGCTGATTGGCATACTTATCATGATGTTCTCGATCAGTTGGGAAATGACTCTCGTGTCTTTAGTCACCCTGCCAATGAGTTTTGGATTGCTTCGCGTCATTGTTGTGCGCTCGCAGCGTTTCTTTAAGCAGCAGCAAGATACGCTTGGACATTTGAATGGACATATCGAGGAAATGTTTAGCGGCCACACCGTTATGAAAGTGTTTAATGGTCAGAAGCGTTCGGTGGCCAAATTCACTAAAAATAATGACGAGCTCTATGGGAGTGCCTGGAAGTCGCAATTCCTTTCTGGGCTCCTCTTCCCGCTTACCAACTTTGTCGGCAACTTGGGCTATGTTGGCGTGACCGTCGTTGGCGGCTATTTAGCTCTGCATGGTCGGGTGAACATTGGCGATATCCAGGCCTTTATCCAATACGTCAACCAATTCAATCAACCAATTATCCAAACCGCAAATGCGGCAAATGTGCTGCAGTCCACAGCTGCTTCAGCTGAGCGGGTATTTGAATTCCTGGCTGAAGAAGAGCAGAGCCCTGAAGCTCATCTGGAGAAAAAAGTATCGCAGGTCACCGGATCGGTCGAGTTTGAAGATGTAGTTTTTGGCTACACTCCAGGGCAAACGATTATTAAGAATTTCACTGCGCATATCAAAGCTGGTCAACGGGTAGCCATCGTAGGTCCGACCGGTGCAGGTAAAACCACCATCGTGAACTTGCTTATGCGCTTCTATAATGTAGACAGTGGGACTATTAAAATTGATGGAATCGACACACGCACAATGTCGCGCGCTGAAGTCCGAGAGCTCTTTGGTATGGTATTACAAGACACTTGGCTCTTCCATGGCACGATTAGAGAAAACCTCCTCTACGGCAAGCCACAGGCAAGTGAAGAAGAGCTCATCGAAGCTGCGAAGGCCGCGCATGTTGATCACTTCATCCACTCACTCCCCCATGGCTATGACATGGTACTTGATGAAGAGGCGAATAATATCTCGCAAGGTGAAAAACAATTACTCACCATTGCACGAGCAATGCTCATTAAATCACCAATGTTGATATTAGATGAGGCGACCAGCTCGGTTGATACTCGCACCGAGATCCTTATTCAAAAGGCTATGGATCGACTGATGCATGCAAAGACAAGCTTCATTATCGCCCATCGTCTGTCCACTATTAAGAATGCTGACCTCATCTTAGTCATGCGTGATGGTAATATTGTTGAGCAAGGCAAGCACGAGGAACTGCTCAAGCAGCAAGGCTTCTACGCCTCTCTCTACAACAGTCAGTTCGTGGCACCACTGATCGAAGAAGCAGAGCCCGTCACTCAAAAGCTGCATTCAGTCCCGGCCTAG
- a CDS encoding elongation factor Ts: protein MDLALIKKLREETGAGVVEAKEALTEAKDDYEAALLVLRKKGQARAVKKQGRETKEGVVASYIHANKRIGAMVEVSCETDFVSRTDDFQRFAYELAMHIAAANPQCLRPEDAPEDLVARERELAATSKDIEGKPEQIVQKIIDGKLARFYSEICFMKQPLIMDDSKTVEEYVAEAVTKFGENIQIGRFIRFEL from the coding sequence ATGGACTTAGCACTCATTAAAAAATTACGAGAAGAAACCGGCGCCGGTGTAGTTGAAGCAAAAGAAGCTTTAACGGAAGCTAAAGATGATTATGAGGCTGCCTTACTCGTTCTCCGCAAGAAGGGACAGGCCCGAGCTGTGAAAAAGCAGGGACGCGAGACAAAAGAAGGTGTGGTTGCTTCTTACATTCATGCAAATAAGCGAATTGGCGCCATGGTTGAGGTAAGCTGCGAAACAGATTTTGTTTCACGGACTGATGATTTCCAACGTTTTGCGTATGAGCTGGCAATGCACATCGCAGCTGCTAACCCACAGTGTTTACGACCAGAGGATGCTCCAGAGGATTTGGTAGCAAGGGAGCGCGAATTGGCTGCTACTTCAAAAGATATTGAAGGTAAGCCAGAGCAGATTGTGCAGAAGATTATTGATGGAAAGCTTGCCCGTTTCTATAGTGAAATCTGTTTCATGAAGCAGCCTCTCATTATGGACGATAGCAAGACGGTTGAGGAATACGTTGCTGAAGCGGTTACAAAGTTTGGGGAAAATATTCAAATAGGTCGCTTCATTCGTTTCGAGTTATAA
- a CDS encoding DUF3048 domain-containing protein — protein MPKGDTKGEMKEGVEQVAVPAKPQGKMTLWLKKRPVQITLVVVVLAVVALAGFLLTRTDDSDDGQVIVTNTNQPSEQKVRRVLDGVLDVAANKNPRPVGVMIENLSIVRPQSGLGQANVVYEALVEGGITRFLAVYLLTDDIPELGPVRSARPYYVDWANELGAIYAHAGGSPTALADIRSKDVFDLDQFYNSQYYWRKNLPRATEHTLFTSTELLQFALRDKEATMTGDYTGWKFKEEAALADRPLEVNPIVLDYSSKSYEVKYTYNREENTYLRFQGDEAHTDQNTGEQISPKNVLVQYVGTRLADATRLSMDVVGSGDAILFRDGEAIPARWSKSSTSARTIFTDLEGQQLIFNAGQTWVQVFPDDRQVTY, from the coding sequence ATGCCTAAGGGGGATACCAAAGGAGAGATGAAAGAGGGGGTAGAGCAGGTAGCAGTACCAGCCAAACCGCAGGGTAAAATGACGCTTTGGTTAAAGAAAAGGCCGGTCCAGATCACTCTTGTTGTTGTCGTGCTTGCGGTCGTTGCATTAGCAGGTTTTTTGCTTACTCGAACGGATGATAGCGATGACGGGCAAGTAATTGTCACTAATACAAATCAGCCTAGCGAGCAAAAAGTTCGACGAGTGCTTGATGGCGTGCTTGATGTTGCTGCGAATAAAAATCCACGACCAGTTGGCGTGATGATAGAGAATCTTTCAATTGTCCGCCCCCAAAGCGGTCTTGGCCAAGCAAATGTGGTATACGAGGCCTTAGTTGAAGGCGGCATTACACGATTCCTAGCAGTCTACCTCTTAACCGATGATATTCCTGAGTTAGGACCAGTACGCAGTGCTCGACCATATTATGTTGATTGGGCAAACGAGCTAGGCGCGATATATGCTCACGCTGGTGGTAGTCCTACCGCTTTGGCAGATATTCGCTCCAAAGATGTGTTTGACCTTGATCAATTCTATAACTCCCAGTATTACTGGAGAAAAAATCTTCCACGAGCGACCGAACATACACTTTTCACTTCCACTGAGCTCCTGCAATTTGCTTTGCGGGATAAAGAGGCAACAATGACAGGGGATTACACAGGTTGGAAGTTTAAAGAGGAAGCTGCTTTAGCAGATAGGCCACTTGAAGTAAATCCGATTGTGCTTGATTACTCGAGCAAGAGTTATGAGGTAAAGTACACCTATAATCGTGAAGAAAATACTTATCTGCGATTCCAGGGCGATGAGGCGCATACGGATCAGAATACTGGTGAGCAAATTAGCCCAAAGAATGTGCTGGTGCAATATGTTGGTACACGTTTAGCTGATGCGACCCGCTTAAGCATGGATGTTGTTGGATCCGGTGATGCTATTCTTTTCCGCGACGGTGAGGCGATTCCGGCACGCTGGTCAAAATCTTCCACCAGCGCCCGCACAATTTTTACCGATTTAGAAGGCCAACAACTCATTTTTAACGCCGGGCAAACCTGGGTACAGGTTTTTCCAGATGATCGACAGGTCACCTATTAG
- the prfA gene encoding peptide chain release factor 1: MDTQLQQLRTRHQELAVQLQQPELMQNPDKLRTLSKEFAELSEVVNLADQLDQVHSSLTQTQESLKDEQDPEMLALGEEEIAKLNAQRDELQQKLNAELNPPDPLDKKDVIVEIRAGAGGDEAALFAAELFRAYARYAEEHDWSTTLLSMSRIGIGGIKEVVFEMNGTNVYRDMKYEAGVHRVQRVPETEKSGRVHTSTITVAVMPEAEEKDFEIKPEEVRIEATTAGGHGGQSVNTTYSAIRLHHIPTGLIVVCQDERSQKQNKEKAFRVLRARLFALEQERRQKEASETRKSQVGSGDRSEKIRTYNFPQDRVTDHRINQNFSNLKVIMDGGFDPIIQAIQAKAQQANNS; the protein is encoded by the coding sequence ATGGACACGCAGCTTCAGCAACTTCGCACCCGTCATCAGGAACTCGCCGTTCAGCTTCAGCAACCGGAGCTCATGCAAAACCCGGACAAGCTTCGCACACTTTCAAAAGAGTTTGCCGAGCTTAGTGAAGTCGTGAACTTAGCTGATCAGCTTGATCAGGTGCATTCTTCGCTTACGCAAACGCAGGAAAGTCTCAAGGATGAACAGGATCCTGAGATGCTTGCCCTTGGTGAAGAGGAGATCGCCAAACTGAATGCCCAGAGAGATGAGCTACAGCAAAAACTCAATGCGGAATTAAACCCACCTGACCCACTGGATAAGAAGGACGTTATTGTGGAAATTCGGGCCGGGGCTGGCGGTGATGAAGCGGCTCTTTTTGCGGCTGAGCTTTTCCGCGCCTATGCACGCTACGCCGAAGAGCATGATTGGAGCACTACCCTACTCTCGATGAGTCGGATAGGCATTGGTGGTATTAAGGAAGTTGTTTTTGAAATGAACGGTACGAATGTATATCGCGACATGAAATATGAGGCTGGAGTACATCGAGTGCAGCGTGTACCAGAAACGGAAAAGAGTGGAAGAGTGCATACCTCGACGATCACAGTAGCTGTCATGCCAGAAGCGGAGGAAAAAGATTTTGAAATTAAACCAGAGGAAGTCCGTATTGAAGCAACTACAGCGGGCGGTCATGGCGGACAAAGCGTGAATACCACCTATTCAGCTATTCGATTGCATCATATCCCAACTGGATTAATAGTCGTTTGCCAAGACGAACGCTCACAAAAGCAGAATAAGGAAAAAGCCTTCCGCGTCTTGCGAGCACGCCTCTTTGCACTTGAGCAAGAACGCCGACAAAAAGAAGCTTCTGAGACTCGAAAAAGCCAGGTCGGCTCGGGTGATCGTTCAGAAAAAATTCGTACCTATAACTTCCCGCAAGATCGGGTGACTGACCATCGCATCAATCAAAACTTTTCCAACTTGAAAGTAATCATGGACGGTGGCTTTGACCCAATTATCCAAGCGATCCAAGCAAAAGCCCAGCAAGCAAACAATAGCTAA
- the rpmG gene encoding 50S ribosomal protein L33, whose protein sequence is MSQDNLIKLECTVCKRTNYHSFKNKKTLKGRLEMKKHCKWCKKHTLHKETK, encoded by the coding sequence ATGTCCCAAGATAATCTTATTAAGCTGGAATGCACGGTGTGCAAGCGCACCAACTATCACAGCTTCAAAAACAAGAAGACCCTCAAAGGTCGACTTGAGATGAAAAAGCACTGTAAGTGGTGCAAAAAGCATACTCTCCATAAAGAGACAAAATAG
- the rodA gene encoding rod shape-determining protein RodA, whose translation MSLLSRFGALRRLDWSLFAVTILLTAFGLAALYSVTINVENPSYDQFLSQATFAIVGIAIMLAIAILDYRVWWNSAWPLYILGILLLLAVLFFGETIRGTRGWFVIFGRTFQPVEFVRIFLVLAMARFFASRDIGQGTMKTIIWSGLMVALYVGLLALEPEFGYSAVLMGAWLVLLFFQRIPRWQFALVILGFMAAMVFSWFFVLEDYQKARVLTFLSPEQDQLGDGYNVTQSIVAVGSGQLFGRGLGLGPQSQLNFLPEQATDFIFAAIAEELGFVGAMLVIGAFSILFFRILAIIRRSRDMYTTYLLTGLLLLLFLQTFINIGMNLGLLPVTGIPLPFVSSGGSALLANFFILGILQSISMRQPANANS comes from the coding sequence ATGTCTTTATTGAGTAGATTTGGGGCGCTCCGGCGCCTCGATTGGTCTTTATTTGCGGTAACCATTCTTTTAACCGCCTTTGGCTTGGCGGCGCTTTATAGTGTGACCATTAATGTTGAGAATCCCAGCTACGATCAATTTTTGAGTCAGGCAACTTTTGCTATTGTAGGCATTGCCATCATGTTAGCAATTGCGATTCTTGATTATCGAGTATGGTGGAACAGCGCTTGGCCTCTTTACATCCTTGGCATACTCCTTTTGCTTGCGGTACTCTTCTTCGGTGAAACAATTCGTGGGACTCGCGGGTGGTTTGTTATTTTTGGTCGCACCTTCCAGCCGGTGGAGTTTGTGCGTATCTTCCTTGTCCTTGCTATGGCTCGCTTTTTTGCCAGTCGAGATATAGGGCAGGGGACAATGAAGACGATCATCTGGTCAGGACTTATGGTTGCCTTATATGTGGGCTTGTTGGCATTAGAACCTGAATTTGGATATTCCGCCGTACTGATGGGAGCTTGGTTGGTGTTACTTTTTTTCCAGCGTATACCTCGTTGGCAATTCGCCCTAGTGATCCTGGGTTTTATGGCAGCAATGGTATTTAGCTGGTTTTTTGTTTTGGAGGATTATCAAAAAGCTCGCGTGCTTACTTTCCTCAGTCCTGAGCAGGATCAATTAGGGGATGGGTATAATGTGACGCAATCGATAGTAGCAGTAGGTTCAGGCCAGTTATTTGGTCGCGGTTTGGGCTTAGGACCGCAGAGTCAGTTAAACTTCTTGCCTGAACAAGCTACCGACTTTATTTTCGCGGCAATTGCCGAGGAACTTGGTTTTGTGGGTGCAATGCTGGTTATTGGCGCCTTCTCTATACTCTTTTTCCGAATTTTGGCTATTATTCGTCGTTCGCGGGATATGTATACGACCTATTTGTTGACCGGGCTCTTACTCCTTCTTTTCCTGCAAACCTTTATTAATATTGGCATGAATCTTGGCTTACTACCGGTTACTGGTATTCCCTTACCTTTTGTAAGCTCAGGTGGGAGTGCTTTACTCGCCAATTTCTTTATCCTGGGTATTTTGCAGAGTATTAGCATGCGCCAACCGGCAAATGCGAACAGTTAA
- a CDS encoding 50S ribosomal protein L25 → MKTYVLQAQRRSSLGKQVKKLRQSDIVPAVIYGNKRETESLSLNAREFTKVFIEAGESTLIDLAVENEAPVKVLIHDVQHHPVTDRILHADLLQVDMTQKIETEINLKFVGAAPAVAELSGTLVTSIESVEVSCLPGDLVHEIEVDLSSLKTFEDQIHISDIPAPQGITILDKADAVVAVVTPPRSEEELKALDSEVVEDVSGVESTKPKKAEEEGEEASGDAKPDAGAKEAKE, encoded by the coding sequence ATGAAAACGTACGTATTACAAGCTCAGCGGCGTTCGTCGCTCGGTAAACAAGTAAAGAAGCTGCGACAAAGCGATATTGTTCCAGCAGTTATTTATGGGAATAAGCGTGAAACAGAATCCCTAAGTTTAAATGCACGCGAATTTACTAAAGTATTCATTGAGGCTGGAGAATCCACGCTGATTGATTTAGCAGTCGAGAATGAGGCGCCAGTCAAGGTGCTTATTCATGATGTGCAGCATCATCCAGTTACTGATCGTATCTTGCACGCTGATTTGCTGCAGGTTGATATGACTCAGAAGATTGAAACTGAGATTAACCTCAAATTTGTTGGCGCTGCTCCTGCGGTGGCTGAATTGAGCGGTACTTTGGTGACCAGCATCGAGAGCGTAGAAGTTTCTTGTTTGCCTGGTGATTTGGTACACGAAATCGAGGTTGATTTGAGCAGCTTAAAGACCTTTGAAGATCAGATTCATATTAGCGATATTCCAGCGCCGCAAGGCATTACTATTCTCGACAAGGCTGACGCGGTAGTCGCTGTGGTCACACCTCCACGTTCAGAAGAAGAATTGAAAGCACTTGATAGCGAAGTGGTTGAAGATGTGAGTGGCGTTGAATCTACCAAGCCAAAGAAAGCTGAAGAAGAAGGCGAAGAAGCATCTGGTGATGCCAAGCCTGATGCCGGCGCCAAAGAAGCTAAGGAATAA
- a CDS encoding DUF3048 domain-containing protein, translating into MKEKAHTKEHHAKPKNHPWNNPRVIGISLAVLVVLSGSLLWAAVAFTGNSDANNGIGIENAVTVNAAFTNEDANHLPETEATELPRQLDGVLVAKEKANLLPWIIMFDNHPDARPHANLSKASVAYNTLVEGGATRIMAVFSPDNVSGELGPVRSARPVYIEWLSEYNAAYMHAGGSPEALQELSGFSLRDLNCLTNAARYCYRGAGYAPHNLYTNTEKLTFAMRDLQYEDVQPDFRSWRFKDEDAIEARGNFTELSLQYSSGTYNPHYEYDRERNVYLRFNANDPHMDRAQNVQIAPKNVVVQVIPEIVAIGEKGRLTLNVTGQGKAVLFRDGLVIEGHWEKPTRTDRTVFYADDGTEMKFNRGQSWVEVIPDGRGFPYH; encoded by the coding sequence GTGAAAGAGAAAGCACACACAAAGGAACATCACGCTAAGCCAAAAAACCACCCCTGGAATAATCCCAGGGTGATTGGTATTAGCTTAGCTGTTTTAGTGGTCTTGAGTGGATCCCTGTTATGGGCTGCGGTTGCCTTTACTGGCAATAGTGATGCTAACAATGGTATTGGAATTGAAAACGCTGTTACAGTAAATGCTGCTTTCACAAACGAAGATGCAAATCATTTACCGGAGACTGAAGCGACTGAATTGCCACGTCAGCTTGATGGAGTCTTGGTAGCAAAAGAGAAGGCAAATCTACTGCCGTGGATCATCATGTTTGATAATCATCCGGATGCCCGCCCTCATGCAAACTTAAGTAAAGCCTCAGTTGCTTACAATACTTTGGTAGAAGGAGGAGCGACTCGTATCATGGCGGTCTTTAGTCCTGATAATGTGAGTGGAGAGTTGGGTCCGGTACGTAGTGCTCGTCCTGTCTATATTGAGTGGTTGTCAGAGTATAATGCTGCGTATATGCACGCGGGAGGGAGTCCCGAGGCTCTGCAAGAGTTATCCGGGTTTAGCTTGCGTGATTTGAATTGTTTAACAAACGCTGCCCGATACTGTTATCGCGGCGCTGGCTATGCTCCGCATAATCTTTATACAAATACTGAAAAGCTCACTTTTGCAATGCGCGACCTACAATATGAAGATGTGCAGCCTGATTTTCGTTCCTGGCGTTTTAAAGATGAGGATGCTATAGAGGCACGAGGGAATTTTACTGAACTGAGCTTACAATATTCCAGCGGTACCTATAATCCGCACTATGAATATGATCGCGAACGTAATGTGTACCTGCGTTTCAATGCGAATGATCCCCACATGGATCGTGCACAAAATGTGCAAATAGCTCCAAAGAATGTTGTCGTACAAGTGATTCCAGAAATCGTTGCTATTGGTGAAAAAGGACGTCTCACCCTAAATGTGACCGGTCAGGGTAAAGCCGTGCTTTTCCGGGACGGTTTAGTGATAGAAGGACATTGGGAAAAACCAACCCGAACTGACCGCACGGTTTTTTACGCTGATGACGGGACAGAAATGAAGTTCAATCGAGGACAAAGCTGGGTTGAAGTGATTCCTGACGGACGAGGTTTCCCGTACCATTAA
- the rpsB gene encoding 30S ribosomal protein S2, translated as MKGNNMREVTLSELLKAGVHFGHQVSRWHPKMKPFIFAARNGIYILDLEQTKERLERAANFAGELAAKGGKVLYIGTKRQAKAIVEREAQRVGMPYVTNRWIGGTFTNFPTVSRVIAKYKKLKSEVEGGQLGRYTKREQLGFKEELERLEGLVGGISTLDALPAAVFIVDVKQERTAMKEALKVGIPVIAIVDTNVNPKGVTYPIPSNDDATKALDLILSVMTDEILSGKQKADIQVSETKEKKAEAAKEEAAAEVEDKQKDSSNDN; from the coding sequence ATGAAAGGAAACAATATGCGAGAAGTTACCCTCTCAGAGTTATTGAAAGCTGGTGTACACTTTGGCCACCAGGTCAGCCGTTGGCATCCAAAAATGAAACCATTCATTTTTGCTGCTCGAAATGGCATTTATATCCTTGATCTCGAGCAGACCAAGGAGCGTTTGGAGCGAGCCGCCAATTTTGCTGGTGAGTTAGCAGCCAAGGGAGGCAAGGTCCTTTACATTGGTACCAAGCGACAAGCCAAGGCAATTGTAGAGCGTGAAGCGCAACGCGTAGGCATGCCTTATGTGACGAATCGTTGGATTGGTGGAACTTTCACCAATTTCCCAACTGTTAGCCGCGTGATTGCCAAATATAAGAAGTTGAAATCAGAAGTAGAAGGCGGTCAGCTAGGCCGTTATACCAAGCGCGAGCAATTAGGCTTCAAAGAAGAGCTGGAACGTTTAGAAGGTCTCGTAGGTGGTATCAGCACGCTTGATGCCTTGCCAGCCGCAGTCTTCATCGTTGATGTGAAGCAAGAGCGCACCGCCATGAAAGAAGCTTTGAAGGTCGGCATTCCGGTAATCGCCATAGTCGATACTAATGTAAACCCTAAGGGCGTTACGTATCCGATTCCTTCAAATGATGACGCCACCAAAGCGCTTGATCTTATCCTCAGTGTCATGACTGATGAAATCCTCTCTGGTAAGCAAAAGGCTGATATCCAGGTAAGCGAAACCAAAGAGAAGAAAGCGGAGGCTGCGAAGGAAGAGGCAGCTGCCGAAGTAGAGGATAAGCAAAAGGATAGCTCCAACGATAATTAA
- the prmC gene encoding peptide chain release factor N(5)-glutamine methyltransferase, with amino-acid sequence MTQLSKRSKQKPSKQTIAKLLVLGEQKLYKVAKQHARQDAEALLRIVLKKDVAWLFVHSEKTLTQRQYLAYQQILKRRAKNTPLAYLRGWQDFYGRRFHVGPGVLIPRPETEALIDLALQYFPAAKKLQVADLGSGSGCIALSLACERPRWQIYATELSSSAIHYARKNAKHWQHKNLHIMQGNMLQPLRTTALDLIVANLPYLKPGEAKDDSVAKEPRKALVAGQDGLNAFRVLFQQVQKRPDTPTLLLEIDPRRKKDLQKLHRQLLPQYRAKWKKDLSGHWRVLVLESKI; translated from the coding sequence TTGACCCAATTATCCAAGCGATCCAAGCAAAAGCCCAGCAAGCAAACAATAGCTAAGCTACTAGTCCTGGGTGAGCAAAAATTATACAAAGTAGCCAAGCAGCATGCCAGACAAGATGCTGAAGCACTTTTACGCATAGTGCTGAAAAAAGATGTGGCTTGGCTTTTTGTGCATAGTGAAAAAACACTGACCCAGAGACAATATCTAGCCTATCAACAAATCCTCAAGCGCCGGGCAAAAAACACCCCACTCGCCTATCTGCGTGGCTGGCAAGACTTTTACGGACGCAGATTTCATGTTGGTCCAGGCGTGCTGATTCCACGTCCAGAAACTGAAGCACTTATTGACTTAGCGCTGCAGTATTTCCCAGCCGCGAAAAAACTGCAGGTGGCCGACCTAGGCAGCGGCTCCGGCTGTATAGCCCTTAGCTTAGCCTGCGAGCGACCAAGGTGGCAGATCTATGCAACCGAACTATCCTCATCAGCAATCCACTATGCCCGTAAGAATGCCAAGCATTGGCAGCATAAAAATCTCCACATCATGCAAGGAAATATGCTTCAACCATTACGCACAACAGCGCTCGACCTTATCGTGGCAAATCTCCCCTACCTTAAACCAGGAGAGGCAAAAGACGACAGCGTGGCGAAAGAGCCGAGGAAAGCTCTCGTAGCAGGTCAGGATGGCCTAAACGCTTTTCGTGTGTTATTCCAGCAAGTACAAAAACGTCCTGATACACCTACACTGCTTTTGGAAATCGATCCGCGGCGTAAGAAGGATTTACAAAAACTCCATCGTCAACTCCTGCCACAGTATCGGGCCAAATGGAAAAAAGACCTCAGCGGCCATTGGCGAGTCCTGGTCCTCGAATCGAAAATTTAA